AGGCCTTGATAATTTTGACAATAGTTGGAGTAGTAATAAAAATATTGATATTTTTTGTATGGGTACAGATTATATTTTCAGACCCATCGCTTGGAGATGATAAAGCAGGAATATTCATCATATTTATTATTTATGGCTATTTTGCTTATGTAGGTTCATTGGATGTAATATTTCTTATAGGGTTAGGGGTAAATTTATTAATAAGGAGAAAAAATGAAAGGAAAAAGTTGGATTCTTAATGTTTTGTATATTTTTTTAACAATAATTATTGTGTTTTTGATTGATTCACATTATGAATATAAACAAATAAAAATTAAAATGATTGAGATAAAGTCTAAGGATGTGCCAAAGGAGTTTGATGGCAAGAGAGTGCTGTTTGTGGCTGATTTTCAGTATGATACGATGGCACGGTATAATAGAAAACAGCAGAAAAAGGCGATTGAGCTGATTAATGCACAGAAGAAGGATATGATACTTCTGGGGGGAGATTATGCGACTTGGGAGAAAAATATTCCTAAGTTTTATGAGGATGCGAAGGATATAAGGATTCCAGAACTTGGAGTGTATGCGATTTATGGGAATCATGAGTATCCAGGAGCAGAAGAAACGGCTGAAAATATGAAAAAACTTGGATTTAATCTGCTCGTAAATGAAAATAGGAAAATAACAATAAATAATGAAAATATATATATTGCTGGAGTAACAGACTTGTGGCATGGAAAGCCTGATGCGAAAAAGACTCTTGAAGGATTGAAAAAAGAGGACTTTGTATTATTTTTGACTCACAATCCAGAATATTTTGAGGAAATGACAGAGAATGAGAAGGAAAAAGCGGATATGACACTTGCTGGACATACACATGCAGGACAGGTTACTTTCTTTGGAAAAATTATTATGTCGGCTATAAAGGATAAGAAGAAATATGGCTATGGAATGAAGGAATATAATAACCATAAAATATACATTACCTCGGGATTAGGAGGGGCTTTCCTTGAGATGTTTATTAGATTTTTTGCACAGCCTGAGATTGTGATTTTTGAGTTGAAGAGAATTTAGATTTAGAAAGAGAGAAGAAATGGGAATATTTGATTTTTTTAAAAAGAATAAGGAAGAAGAAATTCCTTTAAGGATAGCTAAAGATTTTTATTTTCATTCAGTTGTTGGAAAAAATGGGGATGGAATTGCACGAAAAATTGTTGAGTATTTTGGAGATAAAGTGGAAGAAGCGGTTGATATGCATAAAAATTTCGTGGATGAAGATGTTCTATCATATTTTGAAGGGGAAGACACTGAAAAAGAGTTCCCAATACAAGACTGGACACGAATTTTTAGAATAAAATTAAAAGATGGTACCGAAATCAACGGGGAAATTGATGATAGTGAAATGGCTGCAAAATATGGCGCTGGGCTTGCAGAACATTTTTCAGATGTGAATATAAAAGATGAAAATTTGAAGCAGATGTTATTGACTCAAATTGCATTTTTCAATTGCAAAACAAAATTAATGGCAACTTTTGATTTTTACAAAAGTGGAAAAAAGAAAAACGAAAAGGTAAAATTATTGGATTTTATTTTGGGAGCAGGAAAAAGTTTTGATGGTTATCCGTTATTTAGTACAGAAACTCTATATTCGCCTGATAAAAAAGTATTTGTTTCAAAAAAGATAGGAACAGAATTTAAAGAGTTTACGCCGTTTATTCCTAAAGAATTAATTGACAATTTTGAAATGACAGATGAAGATAATGCTAGAATGGCTAGAAGTATTGAAAAAATAGAGGCTGATGGATTGCCATATCTTGAGAATATGCATACAAGTATTTCGGAGGCGAGAGCTGTTATTCCTGATAAAGAATTGATTATAAAAAGAGCAGCTGCAATACAGATGACAGGAATTGCATCAGAACTTTATAATGAAATGCAGGAAAATGCCAAAGAAAAAATCAAAGAGTTTTTGGAAATCTTTGAAAAGCAATACGGGATTAAAGAAGTTTTGACTAATGAAGAAAAAAATTATCTTGAAAAATACGCAGATGATGTAAGAATAAATTCAGAATATAATTGGCGTTATGAATGTCCACCAGTACTGCTATGGGCTTTATCATTACAAGAATTAACAGATTTGAGTACAATTTGCAATGTTAAGGGAACAATAGAATATTTTATGGAAAATGATTTAGAAACGTTGATGAATAAAGCAGAATTACGTTCAAAAGATGAAATAATGGATATGCTTGATTATTTGTACAGACTTAACTGGAGTGCAGTGGAACTGAGAATACGTCCTGAAAATCATAATAACAAGAAATTCCCTTATGATGAAAGTATTATTCATTTCAGAAGATTGGCACTAGAATGGCTTGTACAGCCTGAAAAAAGTATTGAGGATGTTGAAGCGGAGATGCACACTTAGAAATTTTATTACAATCTTTATTGAAACACAGAATATGAATGTTATTATTGAAAAAATAAGAGAAATATGAGAATTTGAAAGGAATTAAATTAATGAGAAAAAATATAAGCGGAAATTCTCCATGGGAGGACACTGTAGGATATTCGAGAGCAGTAAGGATAGGAAATATTTTTGAAATAGCAGGAACAACAGCTGTCAAGGATGGAAAGCCTTATGCAGCAGGAAATGCCTATGAACAGACAAAATATATTCTTGAAAATATAAAAAAGGTTCTTGAAAAGGAAGGATTGGGGTTAAAAAATGTTATTAGAACAAGAATGTTTGTTACAGATATTTCAAAATGGGAAGAATATGGAAAAGCACATGGAGAATTTTTTAGCGACATTAAACCAGTTGCAACAATGGTAGAGGTGTCTTCATTAATTGATAAGGAATTGATGATAGAAATAGAAGTAAGTGCAGTTGTTGATTAAGAAATAAATAGAAAAGTTATAAATCTCAAAATTAGAGAGAAAATAAAACAATTGAAAAGGAAAATTTTATGATAACTAAAAAAACAGTATTTTCAGTTTTAGGAATTTTAGCAATATTTTTTATAATCTGCTTAATTTATGCACATTATGAATATACACAGCTCAAGGTGAGAACAATAGAAATTGCTTCAAAAGATATTCCAAAAGAATTTGATGGGAAGAAAATTGTGTTTGCGGCGGATTTTCAGCTGGATACTTATGCGAGATTTAATCAGAAGCAGCTTGACAGGATTATTGATTTGATAAACAAGCAGGAAAAGGATATTATAATTCTGGGTGGTGACTATACTAACTGGACTGGTAAAATTCCACGATTTTACAAAGGAATGGAAAAGTTGGAAAAGCCTAAATATGGAATTTATGCAGTTTTGGGAAATCATGATTATAATTCTGTGGAAAAAAATATGGCTGGACTGAAAAGCCTTGGGTACAAAGTGCTGGTAAATGAAAATGACAAAATAACAGTAAATAACCAGAGTATCTACATTTCAGCAGTTGACGATTTACTAAAAGGGAAACCTGATGCAAAGAAGGCGCTTAATGGTATAAAAAAAGATGATTTTAATATCTTCATAACACATAATCCTGATTATTTTGAAGAAATAACAAACGAACAGAAGGAAAGGTCAGATATGACTTTGGCAGGGCATACTCATGGTGGACAGATAACATTGTTCGGATTGATATTATGGGCGGAAATTAAGCATCCGTGGAAATATGGGTATGGCTTGAAGGAATATGACGGACATAAAATTTATACTACTTCAGGTGTTGGTGGCGGAGCTTTTGAAATGTTTATAAGATTTTTTGCACAGCCTGAAATTGTGGTGCTAAAATTAAAAAAAATAAATTAAGAAAGTTTATACACAAGGAGGAAATTTTTAATGGATATTATGCTGGAGGATTTAAATAAAGAGTATAATCTTAGGTATGTAAAGGAGAAATTGGGCGGAGTTGGTAGCGTTGAAGCGCTTGAAGGCTTTATGGACGGATTTTATGTAAGTATTCAGGAATTTAGTAAAAAGTACAGAATAAAGATAAATGTTGATAAGGAAATCGATCAGGAAAGACTGACAAAACTATTTAATAGGTTAAAAACAGATATCTATGATTTTAAAGAGGCAAAATTTGAAAAAAGTTACATTGAGTTAACAGTAAAAAATTCTGAAAGAGATATAAAACAAGCAATTGAAACAGCAATAAATTTTTTGACAAAGGAAGAAAGCAAGAGCAAGTGTGCTTTTTGTGGAAAGAATGAAAGTAAAATATCATATACAACATTATTAAAATCTGATTATAGTGAAGGATTCCATTTGTGTGAAAACTGTGTTAAGGAGATCGAAAATGAATGGAAAAAAGAAAAAGAGGAAAAACAGAAAGTGCAAATGAATTTTGTTAAAGGATTTTTAGGATCCCTGATAGGAGCCTTGATTATGGGAGTATCGTGGATAATAGTCGGAATGTTTGGGAAATTGGCGATTTTTACAATAATTCTAATTTCAGCTGGTGCTGTGGGAGGATTTACAGTACTAGGTAAAAAAATTAATTCACTTGGAATAGCTGCAATATGTGTTTCAACTGTAATAGGTATCTGGTTTTCACATTTGATGCTTTTTTCAATAAAATCTAAAATGGGAATATTTGAAGTTCTTTCAGACAGAATTTTAGTTAACAGATTATTAATAACGGGAGATATGATAACAGCTGTTGTACTTGGTATTGGGATGTCAATATTTGGTGCAAGGATGTCTTCAAAGGAACTTGAAGGAGTATACGAAATAAAAAGATTTTAGATGGGATTTGAAAAGATGGAAGAAACGCTGAGAGTACGGGAAGATAAAATGGCATTAAAATATTTTCGCATTGTAAAAGAAGGAAATGTGGATGTTTATTTTAGAAAAGGGAAAAGGTACACAGGAATGGTTGAAATGACAACCAAAGATGATGTTGTTACTGGAACAGAAAAAATAGTTGACGGATATAAGGAAGGCGAGTGGAAGTTTTTTTATCCAAATGGAAAATATTTGGGTTTAAATGTATTTTTTGAAGGCGAAAAAAATGGTAAAATTGAGAAGTATTATGAAAATGGACAACTGGAATTTGAAGGGCAGTATAAAAACGACAGGAAAATTGGGGAATGGAAGTGGTTTGATGAAAGCGGAAATATTATTGATACCCAAACTTATGATGGAACTCAGATTGAAAAATCAGACAGTGTAGTTGTGAAAAAGAGTGGAAGTGGATTTTTGAACATATTGGAAATAATTTTGAGAATTATAAGGGTATTTAGATAAAAAATAAATATAAAAAATAATGAAAGTAAAGAGAAAATATGAAAAATTTTGGATTGACAAGGGAAAGCCATTATAAAAGTAAGATTAATTGGGCTAGGAAATTAATTGATGTGGATTTGAGTCTGGAGGATTATGACAATGATGAAGGTATAAATTCAAGTTATTTATTATTAGATATTTTAGTAAAAAATAGTGAAAAATTGGCAGAAGAATTTAAAGAAAAAATAATTGAAGAAGTTAAAATTGATGATTTTGAAAAATTGGATATAAAAGTTTTAATTTTGTATAGTACGAAGTTTAAATTTTTTTATGAAAATGGAAATAATTTAATTTCTTTGTCAGGAAGAGTTAAGGAACTTTTTTCACTGGAAGAAGATAAGGAAGATGAATATTTAGAGCAGATTGAAGAAAGTGTCAAAATTGAAATTTTGGAAAAAAATAAAGATTTTATTGAAGATAAGATATTGGGATTACTTATAAAAGATGAAGATGACTTGGGATATGCAGGAAATATTGAATTGCCGGATGGGAAAAAGGTAAATTTGTGTCTGAACTATGATGAAGAAGAAAATACAATGGAAGATTTGGAAAAAACTATTCAAAATGGCAGAAAAGTATTGGAAAATATAAAAGATTTGTATAAAAAAATATATGATGGATACGTTGAATATACGCTAGAAATGGCACAGGACTGGTGGAAAGATAACGGTTTTGATGACGATGTGCTAAGTTATTTGGACAGATTTTTGGATAAAGAAAGTGCCGAAAAAATGAAAAATGGGGAATTAACGGAAAAGGCGTATAGAAAAATGATATATTTAACAGATATTTCCGTTGATTTTGAAGAAACTTTATCTGTGATAGCTTATGACGGAGAATGGATTTTTGGAGGACATTATATTTATTTGGAAGGGAATATTGAAGGAGAATTTAATTACGGAGATATTTAGCGAGGATAAGTTTTTATATCTACATAGATTTATTAGTTTGATTTAAAAAATTAGAGAATAATTTTTGCAAAATAGACTAAACTTAAATGGTATAAAAATCCAGAAAGAGGTGTAAAATGGAAGAGAAAGAATTAAAAATTTCAGCAAAAGATATTTTTAAGGAAATAGAGAAAAAATATCAGGAAACGGCAAAAGAAATGATGGTTGCAGATGCTTCGGTCAATGCTTCAAAAGAAATAAAAATAACGGATAGCAAAATTGAAGGGATTCCGTATATTCCAAAAGGGAGAAAAATTCCAACAAATTCAAAAGGACAACAATTTATGTTCCTTGCACAGATAAATTGTGAGGATTTGAAGGGGCTTGAAGATTTCCCGCAGGAAGGGATTTTGCAGTTTTGGATTTTGGGAGAAGATTTGCTGGGATTGGATTTTGATGATTATACAAATCGAGATGGATTTGATGTGATTTATTATGAAAAAATTGAAGATTACTATTCGGAAGATGAGTTTAAGGAAATGTACAATCCTTATAAATTTGATTTAAAGTATATGGAAACTTTAATAGCAAGTGAACCTTGTAAAATGAAATTTTCTTTGGAAAAACAGAAAGAAAGTTTTAATTATGAACTTTTAGATAACTTGTTTAAAGAAGTGCTGGAAGAAGAAAGTTTAGGATTTAATGAAAAAGATAAATTATACGAAGAAGTAGAAAAATTATACGATGACGAATTCTATGAAGAAATTGTTGGGACAAAATGCAATGGATTTCCATATTTTACTCAATGGGAACCAAGAGATGATAAGCAGATGAAAGAGTACGATACATCATTGTTTCAAATTGATAGTGGAAAAGAAGTTATGATTGGAGATAGTGGGGTAATGCACTTTTTTATTAATCGTGAAAAATTGAAAAACAAAGATTTTTCAGATGTTTTTTATCATTGGGACTGCTATTAATTTTATAAGAATAGAAAGTTGGAGAAAATGGATATAAAAAATATAAATTATGAATATTTTTTAGATTTATCAGTAAGAATGACATATCATTCAAATGCCATTGAAGGAAATACATTGACATTGAATGAGACGGCTACAATTATTTTGGATAGCATAATACCAGATAGCAAGAGTGTTCGTGAAATTTTTGAAGTTTTGAATCATAAAAGGGCGATTGACTATATGATAAGTGAACTTGAAAATGATAAAAAACTTGATATTTACGTGATAAAGAGTATAAATAAGGAAATTTTGGATAGGTTAAATGATAATGCAGGAAATTTTAAAAGAAATAGTAATGCCATAATTGGTGCAAATTTTGAAACTTCTGCACCAAGTCAAGCACCAATCCTTACAAAAAATTGGATTGAAAATCTTAATTATAGACTTGAATTATGTAAAAATGATGATGAAAAATTATTGGAGATATTAAACTCTCATATAGAATTTGAACGAATTCATCCTTTTAGTGATGGAAATGGACGAACGGGAAGACTGATTATGATGTATCTGTGTTTTCAGGAAAAAATAACTCCATTTGTAATCGAAAAGGAAGATAGAGCCTTGTATATGAGTTATTTAAGGGAACAAAATGTAGATATTATTTTTGAAAAAGTAAAGGAATTACAGAAATTTGAACAAAAAAGAATAGATAAATTTTAAAAAAATTTATAAATAAAAAAATTTGGAGAGAAAAATCGGAGGATAAAAAGATGTCAGAAATAAAAAATGAAATGAAAAAACCAAAAACTTTGTTTGATAAAGTTTGGGAGAAACACGTAATTACAGGAGAGCCTGGAGAAGCACAATTGCTTTATATAGATTTACACTTAATTCACGAGGTTACTTCGCCACAGGCGTTTTCAGGATTGAGACTTGCTGGAAGAAAGGTTAGACGGCCTGACTTGACTTTTGGAACGATGGATCATAACACGCCTACTATAATGTCGCAAAGAATGAATATTAGAGATAAGATTTCTAAGGCACAGCTTGATGCTCTTGCTGTCAACTGTAAGGAATTTGGGATTGAACTTGTTGATATGTTTAATGAAAATAATGGAATTGTGCATATGGTAGGGCCTGAGCAAGGACTTACGCAACCTGGAAAAACTGTAGTTTGTGGGGATAGCCATACTGCGACTCATGGGGCATTTGGAGCGATTGCATTTGGAATAGGGACAAGTGAAGTTGAGCATGTTCTGGCAACACAGACAATTTGGCAAAAGAAACCTAAGACAATGGGAATTGAAATTACTGGAAAATTACAAAAGGGTGTATACGCAAAAGATATTATTTTACATATAATCAAGACTTATGGAATTGGACTTGGAAATGGATATGCCTTTGAATTTTTTGGAGATACGATAAGAGGGCTTTCGATGGAAGAAAGAATGACAATATGCAATATGGCGATTGAAGGTGGAGGAAAATCAGGAATTATCGCACCTGATGAAACTACATTTAATTATGTGAAAGGAAGAAGATTTGCACCAAAAGGTGAGGAATTTGAGAAAAAGGTGGCTGAATGGAAGGAATTGTATACAGATTCTGTAGAAGCCTTTGATAAGCATATAAAAATAGATGTTACAAATCTTGAGCCACAAGTTACCTGGGGAACAAATCCTGAAATGGGAATCAATGTTACTGAAAAATTTCCAGAAATCAAAGATCACAATGATGAAAAAGCATACGAATACATGGGCTTAAAACCAGGACAAACTCCATTTGACATACCTTTAAAGCACGTATTTATCGGATCTTGTACAAATGGAAGATTGAGCGACCTGGAAATTGTTGCAAAAATTGTAAAAGGAAAGAAAGTTGCGCCAAATATTACGGCAGTTGTAGTTCCTGGCTCACAAGTTGTTAAAAAAGCGGCTGAAGAAAATGGAATTGCACAAATCTTGAAAGATGCGGGATTTGAATGGAGAGAAGCTGGATGTTCAACTTGTCTTGGGATGAACCCTGACTTGATACCAGCTGGAGAGCATTGTGCCTCAACTTCTAACAGAAATTTTGAAGGACGGCAAGGAAAAGGTGCAAGAACACATTTGGTAAGTCCAGCGATGGCTGCTGCTGCTGCAATTTATGGGAAATTTGTGGATGTAAGGGAATTGGATGAGGTAAAATAAGAGAATAGATACTGGTTAATGATAATTAATAAGAATAAAAAAATTGAAAGAGAGAAAAATACTATGAAAAAGATAACTTTTTATACAAATCCATATTCAAGAGGAGTATCTGTAAGATGGATGTTAGAAGAATGTGGAGCAGAATATGATGTAGTACCTGTTCATTTCGGTAAAGAAATGAAATCTGAAAAATATCTTTCAGTAAATCCAATGGGAAAAGTACCAGCACTAAAAGTAGATGGAAAAGTAATTGTAGAAACAGCGGCAATTTTGACATTTTTAGCAGATATGTACCCTGAAAAAAACTTGATTCCACCAGTTAATTCTTTAGAAAGAGGAGAATTTTATCGTTGGATGTTTTTTGCACTTCATCTGGAGTATGCTTTCATGGATAAATTCTTTGATGTTCCGTCAAGTAAAAAGAAAAGAAGGAGCATAGGATATGGAGATTATGATACAGCTTTAAATACATTAACTGAATTTTTAAAAGATAAAAAATATGCAATAGGAAATAGATTTACTGTGCTAGATTTATATTTGACAGGATTATTGAGATGGGCGATATTTGCGGCTGGAGTTCTTCCAAAAGAGGGTATGCTCGCAGATTACATGAAACTGCACGGAACAAGAGAAGCTAATATAAAAGGACAGGAGCTAGATCAAGAATTAGCAAAATCAATGGGATTAGATTAAAAAATTAATAAAAGCAAGGAGAGAAAAATGAAACCATTTACAAAATATGAAGGAACAATCGTTCCAATAATGAATGACAATATTGATACGGATCAATTAATTCCAAAACAATATTTAAAAAGTATCGAAAAAACAGGATTTGGGCAATATGTGTTTGATGAGTGGAGATACAATGAGGACAGAACAGATAATATGGATTTTAATTTAAATAAGCCTGAATATAAGACAGGGACAATTTTGATTACAGGAGATAACTTTGGCTGTGGTTCGAGCAGGGAACATGCGGCTTGGGCATTGCAGGATTATGGATTTCATGTAATTGTTGCAGGAGGGTATTCAGGAATATTCTACATGAACTGGCTAAATAACGGACATTTGCCAATAACTTTGCCAGAAGCTGATAGACTGGAACTGGCTAAACTTCCTGGGGATGCTAAAGTGGTAGTTGATTTGGAAAATAACAAGCTGACTGCAAATGGAAAAGACTATTTCTTTGAACTGGAAGAAAGCTGGAAACAGAGGTTGCTTAAGGGGTTGGATTCGATTGGGCTGACATTGGAGCATGAGGATGAGATTAGGAAGTATGAGGAGAATCTTAGATAATTTAAATAACTTAATTTGTAAAAAGGAAGATTTTAAAAATAGTCAGAAAAGTCAAAAAGACAATTAAAAATGGAAGAATATTTTAAATAAAATGGGATAGAGTATGATAAAAATTTTGTTTATGGTATTAATAAAAAAGAAAGAAATTTTGAATTTGTAACTGAAATTTTTTGTATTTTGCGAAGGGAGAATATTGATTTATGTTTTCAATATTAGGTGCAGTATTATTTGGAGTTATAGCAGCTATGACAGTTCTTGTTGCTTGCGGTTTACCTTTGGGGGAATTTACAATGGGTGGACAACATAAAATCTTACCTAAGAAATTTAGAGTTATGGCAGTCATTTCAGTGGCTATCCAAATTTTTGCAATGATAATTATTTTGCAAGCTGGAGGTTTTATTCCCTTGTGGCTGTCTTTTAAGGTTACTAAATATATTTGTTTCTTCTTTGCCGCTTATCTATCTTTGAATACTATTATGAACATGATTTCAAAAAGTAAGAAAGAAAAATATGTTATGACTCCGTTTTCACTTATAGCCGGAATATGTTTTTGGATAACGGCATTTCAGATGTAGTATGTAAGATAAGGATAATTTATAGTGCATCAAATTAAAAATTTGGGAGAGTAATTATGGAATACAATTGTGGTTTTATAGAAGGAAATAAGTGGTTTAGATACCGAGCGGCAGCAATCATTGTAGAAGAAGGATGTGTACTATTTGCCGGAAACGAAATAGAAGATTATTTCTATTCTATTGGTGGAGCCGTTCATATGGGTGAAACAGCAGAAACCGCCGTTAAGAGAGAAGTTCTTGAAGAAACAGGTGTTGAGTACGAAATAGATTATCTTGCTGTAATCCATGAGAATTTCTTTAATGACGATAAAGGTTCGCACAAAGGAATGGACTGTCACGAGATAGCTATGTACTTTATGATGAAGCCTAGAGGTACAAGAGAACTTAACAGTGAAAGCTATGTAATGGGAGTTAAAGAAACAATGCATTGGATTCCTGTTGAAGATATTAATAAATATAAGGCTTTCCCGTCGTTTATGAAAGAGTATCTGCAATCAGGATACAATGGAATTAAACATATTATAACTGATCAAAGAGTTTAATAGTTCCCAGTTTACAAAGAAAAGAAAAAATAGATTTCTGAGAAAATATCTACAATAAAGCTGGAGGTGTATTGTTAATTTGAAAAAAACTATGAAACAAAAATTGACTAATTTAGCTGTTGGAGAATTAGTGGCGGTAGTAGTATTCTGGATAAATTTTTTTCTGTTCAAAAAATTGATTATTACTACAAAATCTCTAATTTCTATTTCTTTCTCCTTATTTATACTAAGTTTTATTCTTGTACAGGGCTCTATTTTTTGGTGTATTTTGATAAAAAGAATTTCAAAACCAGGATTTGCTGCAAAATATACAGGCAAGATTTACAATAAACTAAAGATATTAGATGTAATTTTGCTATGCATGGGAGTCCTAGTGATAATATTAAATTACAGTACGTTTTTTACAATGATTCTCTCTTTTGCTATTTGGATATTTGCTGTGATAGAGTGGGTAAATTACTATAAATTACAATTATCGTATAGCCTTAATCCTGTCGTTTTATTAAAATACATAATACAGAGAAAATTAAGAAAAAGTAGAATAGCAAATGAAATTGACAATAGTTTTGATTTTGAAATATATGGAGAAACATTGGAAGAGGCTCATAAAAATTTTAAGACAAAGATTGTCGATGGGCAAAAAACGGAATTTGAGCCAGATGGAAAACCAGGTATTCCGCCTAAAAACAGTAAGTTTTCATTGGTAAATTATCCATCAAAATTAGGAGAAATGCCAATGTATATTACAGCAAAAGAAAATAACGGGAAAAAATATCCAGCGATCATATATTTAAATGGTGGATTTGGTGGAATTGGAGATAGTGAGTTTGGCTGGGATGAAGAATCGCCTAAAAATAATTATCAAGGGGCAGGTGCATTTAAAAGAGATGATTTTGTACTTGCAATACCAAGTGCTAGAGGAGAAAATGCAAATGCTGGAAAATATGAAATGTTTTATGGGGAAATTGAAGACTTGGAAGAAGCTAGAAAATATGTGGCATCACTGCCTTATGTTGATTCAAATAGAATTTATCTTGTTGGACACAGTACAGGTGGGACAAAGGCGTTGCTTCTAAGCGAATATTCAAAAGGTTTTCGAGCAGTTTTTGCAATAGGTGGCTTGCCAGATTTCTTTTGGGCAACAGAAAAACCGGATGAATATGGCGGAGTTCCATTTGATTTGACAAATCCTAGAGAAATAGCAGTAAGATCATCACTTCGATACGTCCGTTCAATAACAGCACCAACTTTCCACTTTGAAGGGCAAGAAGAAAGAAGAGATATTTTATTTGAGCCTATGCAAAAAGCCGCAGACAAATACAAAATACCATTCAAGAAATACCAAATTGCAGGTGGAGATCATTTTAATATACTTTATCCATTAACAACAATGATTGCACAAAAAATACTAGCTGATACAGGGGCGAAAACGAATATTCAGTTTACAGCAGAGGATTTGGAAAAAATTTCAAAAAATATTGTTAAATAGCAGATAATTTAATTTTAGAAATTTGATTGAAAATGAAAAATTGTCGATATAAAAGTAGAAGATACGAGTTAGAAAATAAATTTCAAGTTTCAGATATAATCTGAAAAAAAGGAGATATCTATGTGGTCAAAAGGAATTGAGTATAGAAAGCGGGAAAAAGAAAAACTTTCTAAAATAAGTTCAAAAAATTTACCGTTTGATGTGTTTGTAAAAAATGGAGAACTAGTCAGCTGGAGAAGAAGTGGCTGGTGTAAGAGAGCTTATCAGTTTTACAAAAAAAGCTGTAATCGGAATTTTAGAAGAAATAAAAATCTTGAAACTTCAGTTAAAGGGAATTATTATAGAAAGTGCTATGAGTTGCAGTATGCTTGGATTTAACAAAAAATTTTCAGATGACTAGGAGATAAAAAATTATGCGAACTATCAAAGAATGGAATAAGATAATAGAAAATTATTTTAATGAAAATAATATTGAGTATGACAGAAATTATTTGTGTTTTTTTCCTGAAATCAATTTTATAAAAGTATT
This is a stretch of genomic DNA from Leptotrichia hofstadii. It encodes these proteins:
- a CDS encoding RidA family protein; protein product: MRKNISGNSPWEDTVGYSRAVRIGNIFEIAGTTAVKDGKPYAAGNAYEQTKYILENIKKVLEKEGLGLKNVIRTRMFVTDISKWEEYGKAHGEFFSDIKPVATMVEVSSLIDKELMIEIEVSAVVD
- a CDS encoding metallophosphoesterase, yielding MITKKTVFSVLGILAIFFIICLIYAHYEYTQLKVRTIEIASKDIPKEFDGKKIVFAADFQLDTYARFNQKQLDRIIDLINKQEKDIIILGGDYTNWTGKIPRFYKGMEKLEKPKYGIYAVLGNHDYNSVEKNMAGLKSLGYKVLVNENDKITVNNQSIYISAVDDLLKGKPDAKKALNGIKKDDFNIFITHNPDYFEEITNEQKERSDMTLAGHTHGGQITLFGLILWAEIKHPWKYGYGLKEYDGHKIYTTSGVGGGAFEMFIRFFAQPEIVVLKLKKIN
- a CDS encoding metallophosphoesterase, whose translation is MKGKSWILNVLYIFLTIIIVFLIDSHYEYKQIKIKMIEIKSKDVPKEFDGKRVLFVADFQYDTMARYNRKQQKKAIELINAQKKDMILLGGDYATWEKNIPKFYEDAKDIRIPELGVYAIYGNHEYPGAEETAENMKKLGFNLLVNENRKITINNENIYIAGVTDLWHGKPDAKKTLEGLKKEDFVLFLTHNPEYFEEMTENEKEKADMTLAGHTHAGQVTFFGKIIMSAIKDKKKYGYGMKEYNNHKIYITSGLGGAFLEMFIRFFAQPEIVIFELKRI
- a CDS encoding toxin-antitoxin system YwqK family antitoxin is translated as MGFEKMEETLRVREDKMALKYFRIVKEGNVDVYFRKGKRYTGMVEMTTKDDVVTGTEKIVDGYKEGEWKFFYPNGKYLGLNVFFEGEKNGKIEKYYENGQLEFEGQYKNDRKIGEWKWFDESGNIIDTQTYDGTQIEKSDSVVVKKSGSGFLNILEIILRIIRVFR
- a CDS encoding FUSC family protein encodes the protein MDIMLEDLNKEYNLRYVKEKLGGVGSVEALEGFMDGFYVSIQEFSKKYRIKINVDKEIDQERLTKLFNRLKTDIYDFKEAKFEKSYIELTVKNSERDIKQAIETAINFLTKEESKSKCAFCGKNESKISYTTLLKSDYSEGFHLCENCVKEIENEWKKEKEEKQKVQMNFVKGFLGSLIGALIMGVSWIIVGMFGKLAIFTIILISAGAVGGFTVLGKKINSLGIAAICVSTVIGIWFSHLMLFSIKSKMGIFEVLSDRILVNRLLITGDMITAVVLGIGMSIFGARMSSKELEGVYEIKRF
- a CDS encoding DUF2262 domain-containing protein: MKNFGLTRESHYKSKINWARKLIDVDLSLEDYDNDEGINSSYLLLDILVKNSEKLAEEFKEKIIEEVKIDDFEKLDIKVLILYSTKFKFFYENGNNLISLSGRVKELFSLEEDKEDEYLEQIEESVKIEILEKNKDFIEDKILGLLIKDEDDLGYAGNIELPDGKKVNLCLNYDEEENTMEDLEKTIQNGRKVLENIKDLYKKIYDGYVEYTLEMAQDWWKDNGFDDDVLSYLDRFLDKESAEKMKNGELTEKAYRKMIYLTDISVDFEETLSVIAYDGEWIFGGHYIYLEGNIEGEFNYGDI
- a CDS encoding DUF4272 domain-containing protein → MGIFDFFKKNKEEEIPLRIAKDFYFHSVVGKNGDGIARKIVEYFGDKVEEAVDMHKNFVDEDVLSYFEGEDTEKEFPIQDWTRIFRIKLKDGTEINGEIDDSEMAAKYGAGLAEHFSDVNIKDENLKQMLLTQIAFFNCKTKLMATFDFYKSGKKKNEKVKLLDFILGAGKSFDGYPLFSTETLYSPDKKVFVSKKIGTEFKEFTPFIPKELIDNFEMTDEDNARMARSIEKIEADGLPYLENMHTSISEARAVIPDKELIIKRAAAIQMTGIASELYNEMQENAKEKIKEFLEIFEKQYGIKEVLTNEEKNYLEKYADDVRINSEYNWRYECPPVLLWALSLQELTDLSTICNVKGTIEYFMENDLETLMNKAELRSKDEIMDMLDYLYRLNWSAVELRIRPENHNNKKFPYDESIIHFRRLALEWLVQPEKSIEDVEAEMHT